The sequence agctaacacacacggtgtgagtaccaacttccgccttttattgcgcagttaattccttttatactaacaagggcaggcggggttacaggtgtgtcatagggctgcgactaaccctccatctttccgtaacatcgcgaggtCTTCCGGACGCGGAACCCTACAGCCTGAGATGTCATGGGCCCactgtcatgacccagactggacagaccaagggagtcgtgtttaattcaaaattccctcagggtaaattaaggtgaaataacaccaaacgatcagttaaagattttattcatgacagaagcaaactgaactggggaggcatggtagtaggttATAGGGAACCGCGCCCGGAAGAcctcgcgatgtcacggaaagacggagggttaatcgcagccctatgacgcagctgtaatcccgcctacccttgttagtataaaaggaattgactgcgcaataaaaggcagaagttggcgctcacaccgtgtgtgttctctgtctctttccctggtccgggccgaccagtgatctaatcgcggcaccttgatatgtagcgaacgctacagtAGGTGGCAgtgtttctcacaacaggaattggcatgagactacttctgtaaaccgtgtaacccagggtaaccatatacatcaattcagggaagaaggagagccctcccgttgagtcacgaggttcagagcagacctccttgctttcCAGTCTCCTCCTCAGAGAcgggcccaggggtggctggatccactcttagtctcagacttggtcacagtttatgtcttgaaatggatgaggtgtagggattgtggaaaaggaaagagagaagaagacagagagagaaaaaggaagagagaaagatttcaccagtcctgggtccagcgttggttcagtaaGCCAAGGAGTCCAGTCAGCCAACAGGTTCAGTTCAGGTGGGCTTGGGCAACCAGGGCTttagtttgtgtccttttatcttccttgcccctcctttgggcaggcacctgAACtcctcaggctaatgagcagtttgtgagcctttgggcttgggggttgtttgtggagtaacttctccttccccgaagacatggccattgtttgatctttgtatcagaacagcttatcagaacagggagctgcacaccctccagcatgccctccccctcctattgctgatgtctgagctgatgggtttttcaccttggttccttgctgtgcagggtttgtctttaagcagaacttgccccaccacaatgtttgagacattaactctttcagtctctcacactcaccaagccataaatagttcacccttatgttgccagtccagatccatcTGAGCCACTCCAATCTTGGCAGCCtaatccacctgctggttgttttgatgttcttcagtggtgtgagggactgaaagagttaacatctcaaacattgtggtggggcaagttctgcttaaggactaacaaggaactctgcctagcaaggaactacaggtgaaaagcagctgatcagcacagatcagcaacaggagggggagggcatgctggagggtgtaCAGCTCCCTGTTCTGTTGTGCTGTTCCGATGTGCTAAGCAGGACAGCTAACCATGCAgagaaggggaagttactccccaaatgacccctaagaccaaaggctcacaaaccgctcATGACACCTGAATAATTAGTCTAATAATTTTGAGTGCATGCCCGAAGGAGGAGCAAGGATAATAAAACGACaaaaactgaagccccacatgcacaagcccactggaaccagacccctcggctgactggacctcTTGGCTGACGGatccaatgctggacccaggattggtgaaatctttctcttgttcctctctttcatttaacttttccataatccctacacctcatccctgtTGGGActtggcttgatgaagaaggacatgggtctatagaaaagttgtgcgagcagagttctgtgtgaaagaatgtcagcctgggcagcaagattaggccttggccgaaaatagctggctttgctgatatcaggagaaaaacagcagctggtcttgccgttatcaggagaaaaataaagacagtgtgaccttggcataacttcataagtaacgtTTGAAGAAGTTCcgatgagaaagttacggaacacgcatagctgcaaactacaagtgggtgtgttttagtaatgaataaacattagcaatgcaccaatcatattaggactagtaggcataattatcgcaaactgtataaatatgagctatccgtgcaaataaagttgaatcacttctatcactcatattgggtcgacctatgtgcattcctccgccgttccaacaaatggcgcccgaacagggaccgaagaaaggggaaatggagcgacggacactgagaagcactggtAGCAGCGACTGgagggcaaaagattaaccgaacgctgatcgtcttggttggtgtgttaactctcgtgcctggaccgtccaaaaggggttcgccgtcagtgagggctactggaaaaaggctgcaaagactttttaaatgaggtgccttaatcaaggtagcacccaggagtatcaagaagccggacggcaatggatcaagaggtagccctaaaattattacagtgctttatAGAAAAGCGGGGgataaattgcgttaagcaactttcaggattagttgctttaggtcgtgttaagggatgctttaagaatctggatttattatttgaggagagtgaatggcgtagattaggagatgtattatgggatatggtaattgacgatgataaatcagctaaaaaactaatgaagcaaggacagaaacctttcaattagtgtgggtacagattttgagcttagtacctggaatgctatcggaacctccctatgggatgaaattagtgacgggtctaaagaagttaaaggtcttgcaactttatggaaattgattaagacaactctgcaagaaatgaaagcagatcgtaaagcgtctgcgtctgcttttgctgctctctctctccaaccgcaagcgaaagggaaaagcggggagaaaaacataatgcagcgagagagactttttgcagcttgttcgcctgctcttgtgcccttgacttctgctccactccctgggactgccgatattaatcaaccatctgacagttcccaagcctccctaaccgtacgattaaaggaaaccctacagaatcagggagtgagtaaaaatctgcctacgaaaaaacagccctcagataccaccgttcaacatgaacaaattatacctagcatgcaccctgattcaaataatgcaaacaaggacttggctactctaataatagaacaaaaagacacaatgttagaattgttaaaggaaacgcaaaaaagagacggggaaaccaaccgcacccgcgatagatgcggagccgcctCTAATAgctgcttgtaatagccgctgcagaagaaaggcagagacattggaggggagtaataaaagaggccattatagaaggcactatgctccaagcattcccagttattgcatcaaatggacagaaaaaatgggaggcatttgactggaaggtcattgagagattaaggaatgctgtgagtcagtacggaatcaaatctgcattaactcaccaaatactgcaattcattttttctgctgatacgctgatacctcaagatattaaacagctagcacagttggttttgacacccgcccaaatgttagtgtttttctggcagtgggagacattctgtgatagggaacaagcaacttcacgacaacaaacagatcccctatggggagtaaccatgcagatgccgatgggtactggacccttcgcatcagggaatgctcagttacaatgtatcactgaggttcatcatctatcacagatcttggcgtatcaagcttttcttaccataccaaacaatatgtacagccatgcttttacccaggtgaaacaggagaatacaatttatgaccaccctgacatgaacaagggcatgaaagaaaatatgttcaaaatattcacttttgaaaatgctactgaaaggacacgcaaagcattgtgtaatttgctgaaaaatgcagacattattgatatgatagaatacatggatcgatcagtggactcacagaaagtagcctatgctgccacagctctccaaggagctacaaagaaacacaaggccagtaagacacccttggtcaagtgttctaactgtggcaaacgtggacacattaggagcaaatgtacaggtactgctaacagtaagtgctgcaacaagtgtaagaaagataaccataccaccgagaatacaggaagaagggaaactttacaccgaccgcggagacccctcgcgcgacgacacgaatgcaaggggcttgagctgccagccctcaggcagcatcgcaaccaccagatccgccaccgcaggaagctccggagtggatgtggaaaccgcagtcaacataaagggaccattggggtttggacttagtgcatttttaatggggcgaacttcaacagctctagaaggaattctggtgctcccagggcttattgatgcagattattgtgggactgtgaaaattatgattcatgttgtaatccctcctgtttctattcctaaaggtaccagaatagcacaattagatccattcaggtcgtgtgttccgaacccaggtgaagtacaacgtggagatggtggattcggctccacagggaaaccacaggtatactttgccatggacacaacaagaggtaaaccagaaaaggtagtgcaattggaagggcctgatggagttgtggtcaagaaaccgatgacaatcaatacaggagctgatgttacgattacttcatgatgcatttggcctccatcatggccatcgatcaatccaaattttggtattgctgggatagggggcacacaagccaccttagtaagtcagctaccgattacatttgtgttccccgatggtgaacacattacgacgtgtccgtatgtcatgactaccccaactgaattgtttggcctcgtaggctgtgatttattgagccaaatgaaggcaatgttagtgacgcatcctttttaggaccggtcactgaggggcagccaatcctgaaaattagctggaaaacagatgaccctgtttagattgatcagtagctgctaaattctgaaaggctgctaaaaatacaagggttagttgaggaccaattgagagcgggacaagtttttccttttactagtccatggaatacatcaatatttaccattcccaagaaaagtgggaagtggagactgttacatgatctcagagctgtgaatagagtatgggagccctgcagccaggtttgccgtctccagttatgcttccagaagaatggaatttgttaattataaatctaaaagattgcacccagatgacgctgaacggttcgcctttttggtaccatcaattaacaaggcagaaccctgtaagagataccattgggtcgtgttaccgcaaggaatgcgcaattcccccacgatgtgtcaggtgtatgtggcctgggcatcagagcctgtaagaaagcagtttcctcagtaacttgccacaggatgagattttaactcaattgcaggacatcttaagccatcgcggagtaataatcactcctgaaaaggtgcaaaaggcagcaccttggaagtatttggggtggcacatagatgctagcaatgttaaacctcagaaggttcaaataacatgagaaatgtcaacgttacatgatgtccagaagcttgtgggagatatccagtgggtgtggaatctttgcggtatcactaatggcaatatgacccctctggtagaactcttgggtatgagaacactgtgcagatgagaaacgggaaatgacagagctgaccaattggttgcagcgccacgggagcctcctccagggaatcgttttcaacaaaacacggcaatcatatgcgttcttgcaccaacccgctacgatgttagcaaagcaatttgacttaccacttactgatgcccaaggtatcgttaaagcatgccccgattgtcaaaaggaagggctgggcttgggctgtggggttaacccacgaggacttttgccattgcagttgtggcaaatggatgtcacccatgtcacgtggtttggtgcaaagcgttctgtgcgtgtgtgtattgatacctatcctgctgccatgtgggccacggcacgaactggataaaaggccttacatattgaatgacatcttcacgcttcttttgcagtgctgggtgtgcctaaagaaattaagatggacaacggcccagcctatggttctacacgatttgctcgattttgtaatttgtggggaattcaccatggtacaggtattccacatcttcccacaggacaggctattgtcgaatgggccaaccaaaccctaaaagaacatgctgcaaaaacaaaaagggggaacccaggccttactcccagaggaacaattggccaaagccttatttgtgctaaattatcttagattgacaggtgatcacaaagacccaccgatggtagtgcatcatgttcttttacaggtaGAAAGGACGCAAAAAAgtacgggaatcatggtaatgtataaggacccagaatccaggaaatggtgcggatcagcagaagtaaaacttactgggagatcccggctaagtgggtcaagccatggcttcgcactgatgctggacccggaattgtcccaatggcaagagGCATGGCACCAgcaggtgctgaagccactgatctgacagattctaactaatagagtattactagcagacactgagtccttcagagaggtttttagaacagcgtgccttattgtatatagaacttgctttaggtaaaaagtgtgttaagcataatttgattaaacatagcgtgattacgggaagacagtgtggggtaaatgtaaaagttagttaaagccaaaattaggggtaaggtctatttccattaataacctgggaacgaggttg comes from Accipiter gentilis chromosome W, bAccGen1.1, whole genome shotgun sequence and encodes:
- the LOC126035478 gene encoding endogenous retrovirus group K member 9 Gag polyprotein-like, whose amino-acid sequence is MLQAFPVIASNGQKKWEAFDWKVIERLRNAVSQYGIKSALTHQILQFIFSADTLIPQDIKQLAQLVLTPAQMLVFFWQWETFCDREQATSRQQTDPLWGVTMQMPMGTGPFASGNAQLQCITEVHHLSQILAYQAFLTIPNNMYSHAFTQVKQENTIYDHPDMNKGMKENMFKIFTFENATERTRKALCNLLKNADIIDMIEYMDRSVDSQKVAYAATALQGATKKHKASKTPLVKCSNCGKRGHIRSKCTGTANSKCCNKCKKDNHTTENTGRRETLHRPRRPLARRHECKGLELPALRQHRNHQIRHRRKLRSGCGNRSQHKGTIGVWT